One window of Aliarcobacter lanthieri genomic DNA carries:
- a CDS encoding bifunctional aconitate hydratase 2/2-methylisocitrate dehydratase yields MSLLEEYKSHEKERASQGGLPPLALTAQQTADLVELLKSSKVEDAEYALNLFKNKINPGVDDAAYVKAAFLNDVVQGKVACSVISKVEAIEILGTMMGGYNVPPLVEALKISEVADAAAEQLKNTILVYNSFNDVKSLMDAGNAKAKEVIESWANAEWFTNKPALEEEITLTVYKIPGETNTDDLSPATVAFTRADIPLHATAMLQSRMEKPLEKMVELKQKGHPLAYVGDVVGTGSSRKSGINSVQWHMGRDIPGVPNKRTGGVVIGSIIAPIFFNTAEDSGCLPIQANVDAIDTGDVIVLKPYAGVIEKDGKVVSEFKLAPNTLTDEMRAGGRIPLIIGKGLTAKAREAIGLGASTIFIAPEQPVNNGKGYTQAQKMVGRACGVEGVKPGMYVEPIATTVGSQDTTGPMTRDEIKELAALSFGADMVMQSFCHTAAYPKPADIKLRHTLPDFINSRGGVTLKPGDGVIHSWLNRLCLPDTVGTGGDSHTRFPIGISFPAGSGLIAFAGVTGMMPLTMPESVLVKFSGTMQPGITLRDLVNAIPYYAIKQGLLTVPKKNKKNIFAGTIVEIQGLPDLKVEQAFELSDASAERSAAACSVQLNKEPIIEYLSSNIALIEKMIEEGYEDAKTLQRRADKMKEWIKNPQLLEPDADAEYLATIEINLDDIKEPILACPNDPDDVATLSEILADDNRPKNIDEVFVGSCMTNIGLFRALGEVLKGEGVAKAKLWVAPPTKMDEAQLTQEGYYSTFAAAGARIEIPGCSLCMGNQAQVSEGSTVFSTSTRNFDNRLGKNSKVYLGSAEVAAVAALLGRLPSVAEYLDIVAKKINESNKDGVYKYLNFHQVSAEDLSILLTSR; encoded by the coding sequence ATGAGTTTATTAGAAGAATATAAATCACATGAGAAAGAGAGAGCTTCACAAGGTGGATTACCTCCATTAGCTTTGACAGCTCAACAAACTGCTGATTTAGTAGAGTTATTAAAATCAAGTAAAGTTGAAGATGCAGAATATGCGTTAAATCTATTTAAAAACAAAATTAACCCAGGTGTTGATGATGCTGCATATGTTAAAGCTGCATTTTTAAATGATGTTGTTCAAGGTAAAGTGGCATGTTCTGTGATTTCAAAAGTTGAAGCTATTGAAATTTTAGGAACTATGATGGGTGGATATAACGTACCACCATTAGTTGAAGCTTTAAAAATTTCTGAAGTTGCAGATGCAGCAGCAGAGCAATTAAAAAATACAATATTAGTTTATAATTCATTTAATGATGTTAAATCTTTAATGGATGCTGGAAATGCAAAAGCTAAAGAAGTTATTGAATCTTGGGCAAATGCTGAGTGGTTTACAAATAAACCAGCTTTAGAAGAAGAGATTACTTTAACTGTATATAAAATTCCTGGTGAAACAAATACTGATGATTTATCTCCTGCTACTGTTGCATTTACAAGAGCTGATATCCCTTTACATGCAACTGCAATGTTACAATCAAGAATGGAAAAACCTTTAGAAAAAATGGTTGAGTTAAAACAAAAAGGTCATCCATTAGCTTATGTTGGTGATGTTGTTGGAACTGGAAGTTCAAGAAAATCTGGTATTAACTCTGTTCAATGGCATATGGGAAGAGATATTCCAGGTGTTCCAAATAAAAGAACAGGTGGAGTTGTAATAGGTTCAATTATTGCACCAATTTTCTTTAATACAGCAGAAGATTCTGGATGTTTACCAATTCAAGCAAATGTTGATGCTATTGATACTGGTGATGTAATTGTATTAAAACCATATGCTGGTGTTATTGAGAAAGATGGAAAAGTTGTTTCTGAATTTAAACTTGCACCAAATACTTTAACAGATGAGATGAGAGCAGGTGGAAGAATTCCATTAATTATTGGAAAAGGTTTAACTGCAAAAGCTAGAGAAGCTATAGGATTAGGTGCTTCAACTATATTTATTGCTCCTGAACAACCTGTAAATAATGGAAAAGGTTATACTCAAGCTCAAAAAATGGTTGGAAGAGCTTGTGGTGTTGAAGGTGTAAAACCTGGTATGTATGTTGAGCCAATTGCTACAACTGTAGGAAGTCAAGATACAACAGGTCCTATGACAAGAGATGAGATAAAAGAACTAGCAGCTCTGTCTTTTGGAGCTGATATGGTTATGCAATCATTCTGCCATACTGCTGCTTATCCAAAACCAGCAGATATTAAATTAAGACATACTTTACCAGATTTCATTAACTCAAGAGGTGGAGTTACACTTAAGCCAGGTGATGGTGTTATTCACTCATGGTTAAATAGACTATGCTTACCTGATACTGTAGGAACTGGTGGTGATTCACATACAAGATTCCCAATTGGTATTTCATTCCCAGCTGGATCAGGATTAATCGCATTTGCAGGTGTTACAGGTATGATGCCTTTAACGATGCCAGAATCAGTTTTAGTTAAATTCTCTGGAACAATGCAACCAGGAATTACATTAAGAGATTTAGTAAATGCTATTCCATATTATGCAATTAAACAAGGACTTTTAACTGTTCCTAAGAAAAATAAGAAAAATATTTTTGCTGGAACAATCGTTGAAATTCAAGGTTTACCAGACTTAAAAGTTGAACAAGCATTCGAATTATCTGATGCTTCAGCTGAAAGAAGTGCTGCTGCTTGTTCTGTTCAATTAAATAAAGAACCAATCATTGAATACTTATCTTCAAATATTGCTTTAATTGAAAAAATGATTGAAGAAGGTTATGAAGATGCTAAAACTCTTCAAAGAAGAGCGGATAAAATGAAAGAGTGGATTAAAAATCCTCAATTATTAGAGCCAGATGCTGATGCTGAGTATTTAGCAACAATAGAAATTAACCTTGATGATATTAAAGAGCCAATTTTAGCTTGTCCAAATGATCCAGATGATGTTGCTACATTAAGTGAAATTTTAGCTGATGATAACAGACCAAAAAATATTGATGAAGTATTTGTTGGATCTTGTATGACAAATATCGGTCTATTTAGAGCTTTAGGAGAAGTATTAAAAGGTGAAGGTGTTGCTAAAGCAAAACTATGGGTTGCTCCTCCAACTAAAATGGATGAAGCACAATTAACACAAGAAGGATATTATTCTACATTTGCAGCAGCAGGTGCTAGAATAGAAATACCAGGGTGTTCATTATGTATGGGGAACCAAGCTCAAGTTAGTGAAGGTTCAACAGTATTTAGTACAAGTACAAGAAACTTTGATAATAGACTTGGTAAAAATTCTAAAGTTTATTTAGGTTCTGCTGAAGTTGCTGCTGTTGCTGCACTTTTAGGAAGATTACCATCAGTTGCAGAGTATTTAGATATTGTTGCTAAAAAAATCAATGAAAGTAATAAAGATGGAGTTTATAAATACTTAAATTTCCACCAAGTAAGTGCTGAAGATTTATCTATACTTTTAACTTCAAGATAA
- a CDS encoding phosphoribosyltransferase encodes MEKLYYSYEMFKEDTQNLVNLCRDFEADTFLSIARGGLTLSHLMAQALNQRNLYIINSVSYDRKTQKDTHDLFNIPNLDGAKKVLIIDDIVDSGKTMKLIVELLEKMYPNIEFKLATLFYKNTALVKPDFYIKKADCWIEFFWEVDIK; translated from the coding sequence TTGGAAAAACTATATTACAGTTATGAAATGTTTAAAGAAGATACTCAAAATCTAGTAAATTTATGTAGAGATTTTGAAGCTGATACTTTTTTGAGTATTGCAAGAGGTGGTTTAACTCTTTCTCATTTAATGGCTCAAGCACTTAATCAAAGAAATTTATATATAATAAATTCTGTTTCATATGATAGAAAAACTCAAAAAGATACACATGACCTTTTTAATATTCCAAATTTAGATGGTGCAAAAAAGGTATTAATTATAGATGATATTGTAGATAGTGGAAAAACTATGAAACTAATTGTAGAACTTTTAGAAAAGATGTATCCAAATATTGAATTCAAGTTAGCAACTTTATTCTATAAAAATACTGCTTTAGTAAAACCTGATTTTTATATCAAAAAAGCAGATTGTTGGATTGAATTTTTTTGGGAAGTTGATATTAAATAA
- a CDS encoding phospholipase A: MKKLIFTIIFTICYADNLELLKQAQDLENAKDYKAAMLIYKKIANKNIDQSLEQNIVNEANHLENFKKEIFVENIIKSEDKETNENLEQLVTKNFGIYPYKKNYFLPATYTFNDIDGRDSFETVFQLSFEKPISYNFFGFGETLSLAYTQKSFWQTAKDSAPFRETNYEPELFVQIPHNNEHLKLSKVSLMHFSNGKDGEESRSVNRIYMQGFFQFDNLFVVPRVWYRIPESSKNDDNEDFYKYYGYGDLSLLYAYKKHTFELLLRDNLRLNSSNKGAVEFNWSFPLPEFVASKNTYGLFQVFHGYGSSLIDYDREITNVGIGLVFSR; the protein is encoded by the coding sequence ATGAAAAAACTAATTTTTACCATAATTTTTACTATTTGTTATGCGGATAATTTGGAGCTTTTAAAACAAGCTCAAGATCTAGAAAATGCAAAAGATTATAAAGCTGCAATGCTCATCTATAAAAAAATTGCTAATAAAAATATAGATCAATCTTTAGAACAAAATATAGTAAATGAAGCTAATCATTTAGAAAATTTTAAAAAAGAAATTTTTGTTGAAAATATTATAAAATCTGAAGATAAAGAAACAAATGAAAATTTAGAACAATTAGTTACTAAAAATTTTGGTATCTATCCATATAAAAAGAACTACTTTTTACCTGCTACTTATACTTTTAATGATATTGATGGAAGAGATAGTTTTGAAACTGTATTTCAATTAAGTTTTGAAAAACCTATATCATATAATTTTTTTGGATTTGGTGAAACTTTAAGTTTAGCTTATACACAAAAATCTTTTTGGCAAACAGCAAAAGACTCTGCTCCATTTAGAGAAACTAACTATGAACCAGAATTATTTGTACAAATTCCACATAATAATGAACATTTAAAATTATCTAAAGTATCACTTATGCATTTTTCTAATGGTAAAGATGGTGAAGAATCTCGTTCAGTAAATAGGATATATATGCAAGGATTCTTCCAATTTGATAATTTATTTGTAGTACCAAGAGTATGGTATAGAATTCCAGAAAGTTCAAAAAATGATGACAATGAAGACTTTTATAAATATTATGGTTATGGTGATTTAAGTCTATTATATGCTTATAAAAAACATACTTTTGAATTACTTTTAAGAGACAATCTAAGATTAAATAGCTCAAATAAAGGAGCTGTAGAATTTAATTGGAGTTTCCCATTACCTGAATTTGTAGCTTCAAAAAACACATATGGACTCTTTCAAGTTTTCCATGGGTATGGTTCTAGCTTAATAGATTATGATAGAGAAATTACAAATGTTGGAATTGGTCTAGTATTTTCAAGATAA
- a CDS encoding M48 family metalloprotease: MQETEADEIGIYLMHKAGYNIYEAVKFWQNMSEGKQSGSDFFSTHPSSSKRVEDIRKTIEKINSQK, translated from the coding sequence ATGCAAGAAACTGAAGCTGATGAAATAGGAATTTATTTAATGCATAAAGCTGGGTACAATATATATGAAGCTGTAAAATTTTGGCAAAATATGAGTGAAGGGAAACAAAGTGGTAGTGACTTTTTTTCAACACATCCAAGTTCATCTAAAAGAGTCGAAGATATAAGAAAAACTATTGAAAAAATAAACTCTCAAAAGTAA
- a CDS encoding DUF423 domain-containing protein, with protein sequence MVMDRKARSFLVFASLLLASAVALGAFGAHGLKSILDENMLKVYNTGVTYQFYNTFGLFIATFLYMLRPYARKILLSMYLITIGALIFSISLYLLTTLNIPVLGAITPIGGTLLIIGYLTLAYGILKSE encoded by the coding sequence ATGGTAATGGATAGAAAAGCAAGAAGTTTTTTAGTATTTGCTAGTTTATTATTAGCAAGTGCAGTAGCTTTAGGAGCTTTTGGTGCTCATGGATTGAAATCTATATTAGATGAAAATATGCTAAAGGTTTATAATACTGGAGTTACATATCAGTTTTATAATACTTTTGGATTGTTTATAGCAACATTTTTATATATGTTACGACCATATGCAAGAAAGATTTTATTATCAATGTATTTAATTACTATTGGAGCATTGATTTTTAGTATATCTTTATATCTTTTAACAACTTTAAATATTCCAGTACTTGGAGCAATTACACCTATTGGTGGAACATTATTAATAATTGGGTATTTAACTTTAGCTTATGGTATATTAAAATCAGAATAA
- a CDS encoding 3'-5' exonuclease, translating to MKSPKKKYVLKPSKPTFLDITRRLKKEPIQYEEFLKLLENSNDRFYENSELEFELLLINGFPLDIKDEFVFLKTTQTSITEQTFCFVDIETNGGTPKKGFQIIELGAVKYKNGKILDKFNSLVFAKEIPPYVQEVTKITPLMLENAPRIEKVLKEFKEFLGDDVFVAHDIKFDYTFISDSFEKYSLGKLLNRKICTIDLSKRSIKSEKYGLSTLKELLQIDVENHHRAYFDALTTKIIFEKCLENIDLDNIKSVEDLIKFSKSDNIIKNR from the coding sequence ATGAAATCTCCTAAAAAGAAATATGTTCTTAAACCTTCAAAACCAACATTCTTGGATATTACAAGAAGATTAAAAAAAGAACCAATACAATATGAAGAGTTTTTGAAACTTTTAGAAAATTCAAATGATAGATTTTATGAAAATAGTGAGTTAGAATTTGAATTATTACTTATTAATGGCTTTCCTCTTGATATAAAAGATGAATTTGTATTTTTGAAAACTACACAAACTTCTATAACTGAACAAACTTTTTGTTTCGTAGATATTGAAACAAATGGAGGAACTCCTAAAAAAGGATTTCAGATAATTGAACTTGGAGCAGTAAAATATAAAAATGGAAAGATTCTAGATAAATTTAACTCTTTAGTTTTTGCAAAAGAGATTCCTCCTTATGTTCAAGAAGTTACTAAAATAACACCTTTAATGCTTGAAAATGCCCCAAGAATTGAAAAAGTTTTAAAAGAGTTTAAAGAGTTCTTAGGTGATGATGTTTTTGTAGCTCATGATATAAAATTTGACTATACTTTTATATCTGATAGTTTTGAAAAATATAGTTTAGGTAAACTTTTAAATAGAAAAATTTGTACTATTGATTTATCTAAAAGAAGTATAAAATCTGAAAAATATGGTTTAAGTACTTTAAAAGAACTTTTACAAATAGATGTAGAAAATCATCATAGAGCATATTTTGATGCTCTTACAACAAAAATAATTTTTGAGAAATGTTTAGAAAATATAGATTTAGATAATATAAAAAGTGTAGAAGATCTAATAAAATTTTCAAAAAGTGATAATATAATAAAAAATAGATAA
- a CDS encoding YajQ family cyclic di-GMP-binding protein: protein MAVKEHSLDISAKLDMQEMKNAVIQAQKEIDNRYDFKGISKEMDLNIGAKSLTLVSSSDNKIDAMLDIMISKMNKRGISINSLEELKKEDSSGGNRKYIYKIIDSIEKDEAKRIQTEIKNLKLKVTAVNQGDTIRVTSKNIDDLQIVMKHLRSLDLKAPLVFDNFK, encoded by the coding sequence ATGGCAGTAAAAGAACACTCATTAGATATTTCAGCAAAACTTGATATGCAAGAGATGAAAAATGCAGTTATTCAAGCACAAAAAGAGATAGATAATAGATATGATTTTAAAGGTATTAGTAAGGAAATGGATTTAAATATTGGAGCTAAAAGTCTTACTTTGGTCTCTTCAAGTGATAATAAAATAGATGCTATGCTTGATATTATGATTTCAAAGATGAATAAAAGAGGAATCTCAATAAATTCACTTGAAGAGCTAAAAAAAGAAGATAGCAGTGGTGGAAATAGAAAATATATTTATAAAATTATTGATAGCATTGAAAAAGATGAAGCAAAAAGAATTCAAACAGAGATAAAAAACTTAAAATTGAAAGTAACAGCAGTAAATCAAGGTGATACTATAAGAGTAACTAGTAAAAATATAGATGATTTGCAAATAGTTATGAAACACTTAAGAAGTCTTGATTTAAAAGCTCCTCTTGTATTTGATAATTTCAAATAG
- a CDS encoding c-type cytochrome → MRLLIIFTLLILNLFGDDDLITKDDLDINNSFITKYEYGKMLYMNPRGIGCNNCHGDDARGKKIVDFRHTQNDEEYICSLVAPDIKYIEYNSFSKKVNSKKNENLKFEKDQVCDKLIYKANVMPTYFMVEEEIEAIYYYIQNMR, encoded by the coding sequence ATGAGACTTTTAATTATATTTACTTTGTTAATCTTAAATCTATTTGGTGATGATGATCTTATTACTAAAGATGATTTAGATATCAATAACTCATTTATTACAAAATATGAGTATGGAAAAATGTTATATATGAATCCACGAGGAATAGGCTGTAATAATTGTCATGGAGATGATGCAAGAGGCAAAAAAATTGTAGATTTTAGACATACTCAAAATGATGAAGAGTATATCTGTTCTTTAGTTGCTCCTGATATTAAGTATATAGAATATAATAGTTTTTCAAAAAAAGTAAATTCTAAGAAGAATGAGAATTTAAAGTTTGAAAAAGATCAAGTTTGTGATAAATTAATATATAAAGCAAATGTTATGCCTACATATTTTATGGTTGAAGAAGAAATAGAAGCTATTTATTATTATATTCAAAATATGAGATAA
- a CDS encoding NUDIX domain-containing protein gives MINNIENLKIESLKETKYIKPLSVEFVLNGVKKTWEVVRSHDSVSILLYHKEKDSFLLVKQFRMPVYLNDSKIKYTYELCAGLIDKDKTIEEIAIEEIDEECGYEVDLNSIQKITSFFTNVGISGAKQHLFFTTISEKQKIHNGGGVNDEQIELFFLPTSQCDEFIFDESKAKTPGLIFSIYWFIKNRNNLGF, from the coding sequence ATGATAAATAATATAGAAAATTTGAAAATTGAGTCATTAAAAGAGACAAAGTATATAAAACCATTAAGTGTTGAGTTTGTTTTAAATGGTGTTAAAAAAACTTGGGAAGTTGTAAGAAGCCATGATAGTGTTTCTATTTTGTTGTATCATAAAGAAAAGGATTCTTTTTTACTTGTAAAACAATTTAGAATGCCTGTATATCTTAATGATAGTAAAATTAAATACACTTATGAACTTTGTGCTGGACTTATTGATAAAGATAAAACTATTGAAGAAATTGCAATTGAAGAAATTGATGAAGAGTGTGGATATGAAGTAGATTTAAATTCTATTCAAAAAATCACATCTTTTTTTACAAATGTAGGAATAAGTGGAGCAAAGCAACATCTATTTTTTACAACTATTAGTGAAAAACAAAAGATTCATAATGGTGGTGGAGTAAATGATGAACAAATAGAGTTGTTTTTTCTTCCAACTTCGCAATGTGATGAGTTTATTTTTGATGAGAGTAAAGCAAAAACACCAGGGTTGATTTTTAGTATTTATTGGTTTATAAAAAATAGAAATAACTTAGGTTTTTAG
- a CDS encoding M48 family metallopeptidase, producing MTIIKNTFLIVLTAFIFSACTHKTPYTNRSQMIFMSSHEEMALGEKSYKEALTNAKIVHNTKEAQRVKIIGQRIAQVAQRSDFKWEFNLVDDKQANAFCLPGGKVVVYTGILKYAKNDDQLATVISHEIAHALARHGAERVSQNMMQQGIGMVGNVVLGASAPQYQNAFNQAYGV from the coding sequence ATGACTATAATAAAAAATACTTTTCTCATAGTTTTAACAGCTTTTATATTTTCAGCTTGTACCCATAAAACTCCATATACAAATCGTTCACAAATGATATTTATGTCATCTCATGAAGAGATGGCTTTAGGTGAAAAATCTTATAAGGAAGCTTTAACTAATGCAAAAATTGTACATAATACAAAAGAAGCTCAAAGAGTTAAAATTATAGGACAAAGAATAGCTCAAGTAGCTCAAAGAAGCGATTTTAAATGGGAATTTAATTTAGTAGATGATAAACAAGCAAATGCTTTTTGTCTACCAGGTGGAAAAGTTGTAGTCTATACTGGAATTTTAAAATATGCTAAAAATGATGATCAATTAGCAACTGTGATATCTCATGAAATTGCACATGCACTTGCACGACATGGAGCTGAAAGAGTAAGCCAAAATATGATGCAACAAGGTATTGGAATGGTTGGAAATGTTGTTTTAGGAGCATCCGCACCTCAATATCAAAATGCTTTTAATCAAGCATATGGGGTGTAG
- the rpe gene encoding ribulose-phosphate 3-epimerase, with protein MLVAPSILSADFGNLARDIKAICDAGCDLVHVDVMDGHYVPNLTIGPVVVESVSKVATKPLDIHLMVENNNFFVDLFAPLKPKYLSFHIESEKHPHRLIQKIRSLGISPAITLNPHTRVEDIEYLIEDLDMVLLMSVNPGFGGQKFIPTVLEKAKKLKELINKRNPNCLIEVDGGVSDKNIHELKNAGVDIVVAGSYVFGSDNYEKAIKSLKV; from the coding sequence ATGCTTGTCGCTCCATCAATTTTATCGGCTGATTTTGGTAATTTAGCAAGAGATATAAAAGCTATTTGTGATGCTGGTTGTGATTTAGTTCATGTTGATGTTATGGATGGGCATTATGTGCCAAATTTAACTATTGGACCAGTTGTAGTAGAATCAGTTTCAAAAGTTGCAACTAAACCACTTGATATTCATTTGATGGTTGAGAATAACAATTTTTTTGTAGATTTATTTGCTCCTTTGAAACCAAAATATTTATCTTTTCATATTGAAAGTGAAAAACATCCTCATAGACTTATACAAAAGATAAGAAGTCTAGGAATAAGTCCAGCAATAACTTTAAACCCTCATACCAGAGTTGAGGATATAGAGTACTTAATTGAAGATTTAGATATGGTTTTACTAATGTCAGTTAATCCAGGTTTTGGTGGACAAAAATTTATTCCAACAGTGCTTGAAAAAGCAAAAAAATTAAAAGAATTAATTAATAAAAGAAATCCAAATTGTTTAATAGAAGTTGATGGCGGAGTAAGTGATAAAAATATTCATGAGTTAAAAAATGCTGGAGTTGATATAGTTGTTGCAGGTAGCTATGTTTTTGGAAGTGATAACTATGAAAAAGCTATAAAGAGTCTTAAAGTATGA
- a CDS encoding phosphoribosylanthranilate isomerase, with protein MRVKICGITNLNDAIDAVDAGANALGFVFYKPSPRYVEPSEVLKIVDKIPPFVQTVGLFVNESVEFINKVCESSKMQLAQIIDDDNLLDYSKLKVKYIKVIRVKSNIDLENLKNDYYLVDTFVDGFGGKGQRLCLDFFKNLDCSKFILAGGLNSENLRELDNYGFFGVDVSSAVEKEKGKKDKQKMINFVKVAYEIS; from the coding sequence ATGAGAGTTAAAATTTGTGGAATTACAAATTTAAATGATGCTATTGATGCGGTAGATGCAGGTGCAAATGCTTTAGGTTTTGTATTTTATAAACCATCTCCAAGATATGTAGAACCTTCTGAAGTATTAAAAATAGTAGATAAAATACCACCATTTGTGCAAACTGTAGGACTTTTTGTAAATGAAAGTGTAGAATTTATAAATAAAGTTTGTGAATCTTCAAAAATGCAATTAGCTCAAATTATAGATGATGATAATTTATTAGATTACTCAAAATTAAAAGTGAAATATATAAAAGTTATAAGAGTAAAATCGAATATAGATTTAGAAAATCTAAAAAATGATTATTATTTAGTTGATACTTTTGTAGATGGTTTTGGTGGAAAAGGTCAAAGACTTTGTTTAGATTTTTTTAAAAATTTAGATTGTTCTAAGTTTATTCTTGCAGGTGGATTAAATAGTGAAAACTTGAGAGAATTAGATAATTATGGTTTTTTTGGAGTTGATGTAAGTAGTGCAGTAGAAAAGGAAAAAGGTAAAAAAGATAAACAAAAAATGATAAACTTTGTAAAAGTAGCTTATGAAATCTCCTAA